From Triticum urartu cultivar G1812 chromosome 2, Tu2.1, whole genome shotgun sequence, a single genomic window includes:
- the LOC125541697 gene encoding flowering-promoting factor 1-like protein 5, which translates to MAAGGVWVFRKDGVMELERQESSSASGRSGKALVYVPANETMRSLEALERRLGSLGWERYYENRDLVQLHRRDGGVDLIALPRDFARFRSTHMYDVVVKNRHHFKVVDIV; encoded by the coding sequence ATGGCGGCTGGAGGTGTGTGGGTGTTCCGGAAGGACGGGGTGATGGAGCTGGAGCGGCAGGAGAGCTCGTCGGCGTCGGGCCGGAGCGGCAAGGCGCTGGTGTACGTGCCGGCGAACGAGACGATGCGATCGCTGGAGGCGCTGGAGCGGCGGCTGGGGTCGCTGGGCTGGGAGCGCTACTACGAGAACCGAGACCTCGTGCAGCTCCACCGGCGCGACGGCGGCGTCGACCTCATCGCCCTCCCGCGAGACTTTGCGAGGTTCCGCTCCACCCATATGTACGACGTCGTCGTCAAGAACAGGCACCACTTCAAGGTCGTCGACATCGTCTGA